In Streptomyces violaceusniger Tu 4113, one DNA window encodes the following:
- a CDS encoding LuxR family transcriptional regulator yields MKDRGRDPGPEAALAGDMLEGTLREVRDLIESTVIQHRARRSRVGRFTEVGVEDAAFLAAAEEVIGQAGRSVDAVFPECSVRMAPVQAALGSLVEDLGDPVGVRVLRGRSAPGSGTAGSGPAGSGTGPGVAAGASHGPVPRPIPGPASPAEAPDAAAPPVQVRIASVPLPTAVIADGRTALVCTEAEEGRQTSVIEDPVVVATLYGMFGSIWGGAVPAARPLDFGNRARTEMVRRVLARLRDGVTDEAAARDLAISVRTYRRYVTGILELLEANSRFQAGVRATELGILGNTST; encoded by the coding sequence ATGAAGGACCGCGGACGCGATCCTGGACCGGAGGCCGCGCTCGCGGGGGACATGCTGGAGGGGACGCTACGGGAGGTACGGGACCTCATCGAGTCCACGGTGATCCAGCACCGCGCCCGGCGGAGCCGGGTCGGGCGGTTCACCGAGGTGGGGGTGGAGGACGCCGCGTTCCTCGCCGCCGCCGAGGAGGTGATCGGCCAGGCGGGGCGGAGCGTGGACGCCGTCTTCCCCGAGTGCTCGGTCCGGATGGCGCCGGTGCAGGCCGCGCTCGGCTCGCTGGTGGAGGACCTCGGCGACCCGGTCGGGGTGCGGGTGCTGCGCGGCAGATCCGCTCCCGGATCCGGAACCGCCGGATCTGGGCCCGCCGGTTCCGGAACCGGCCCCGGGGTCGCCGCCGGAGCGTCGCACGGGCCCGTGCCGCGGCCCATCCCCGGGCCCGCGTCGCCCGCCGAGGCGCCCGACGCGGCAGCGCCCCCCGTCCAGGTGCGGATCGCCTCGGTGCCGCTGCCCACCGCGGTGATCGCCGACGGCCGGACCGCCCTGGTGTGCACCGAGGCCGAGGAGGGGCGGCAGACCTCGGTCATCGAGGACCCGGTGGTGGTCGCCACCCTGTACGGCATGTTCGGCTCCATCTGGGGCGGCGCGGTGCCCGCCGCCCGTCCGCTCGACTTCGGCAACCGCGCCCGTACCGAAATGGTCCGCCGGGTGCTGGCCCGGCTGCGCGACGGGGTCACCGACGAGGCCGCCGCCCGCGATCTGGCGATCTCGGTGCGTACGTACCGCCGCTATGTCACCGGGATCCTGGAGCTGCTGGAGGCCAACTCCCGTTTCCAGGCGGGGGTGCGCGCCACTGAGCTCGGCATCCTCGGAAATACGTCCACATGA
- a CDS encoding helix-turn-helix transcriptional regulator, with the protein MSEPSPLSTETPSSGAVDYVEHALLAARDLIESTVTRHRRELAQDSWAGTALGKVPLAEVVDTLVDCAERTVSVVLSGNEEQTKAVCAALARPARGSRRAVVIRLLCEEPVLASGAVRALARTDPRCEIRICDAGLPPLPEALLIDGQVVHLRRGPSEPGRGQGQASLVEDPATVRALEMMFAGAWGNAVALADHPRLGGRLCPESVRRILECLRTGHTDEVAARTMQVSLRTYRRYVAEIMRELGANSRFQAGVRAVEMGLLPGRH; encoded by the coding sequence GTGTCCGAGCCTTCGCCGCTGAGCACGGAGACTCCCTCGTCAGGCGCCGTCGACTATGTCGAGCACGCGCTGCTGGCCGCCCGTGATCTGATCGAGTCGACGGTCACCCGGCACCGAAGGGAGCTGGCCCAGGACTCCTGGGCGGGGACGGCTCTGGGGAAGGTGCCGCTCGCCGAGGTGGTCGACACCCTGGTCGACTGCGCCGAGCGGACCGTCAGCGTGGTGCTGTCGGGCAACGAGGAGCAGACGAAGGCCGTCTGCGCCGCGCTCGCCCGCCCGGCCAGGGGAAGCCGGCGCGCCGTCGTCATACGGCTGTTGTGCGAGGAGCCGGTGCTGGCCTCGGGCGCGGTACGGGCGCTGGCGCGCACCGATCCGCGGTGCGAGATCCGGATCTGCGACGCCGGGCTGCCGCCGTTACCCGAGGCGCTGCTCATCGACGGCCAGGTGGTCCACCTCAGAAGGGGACCGTCGGAGCCGGGGCGGGGCCAGGGGCAGGCGTCGCTCGTCGAGGACCCCGCCACGGTGCGGGCCCTGGAGATGATGTTCGCCGGGGCCTGGGGGAACGCCGTGGCGCTCGCGGACCATCCGCGGCTGGGCGGGCGGTTGTGCCCGGAGTCCGTACGGCGGATCCTGGAGTGTCTGCGCACCGGCCACACCGATGAGGTGGCGGCGCGCACGATGCAGGTCTCCTTGCGCACCTACCGCCGGTACGTCGCGGAGATCATGCGGGAACTGGGGGCCAACTCCCGCTTCCAGGCGGGGGTGCGGGCGGTGGAAATGGGGCTGCTGCCCGGCCGTCACTGA
- a CDS encoding helix-turn-helix domain-containing protein — MSYQPVPTVRRRRLGSTLRQLRTEAGMTLDAAAAALNAAANGSADARRWTAPKLSRIENANATIRPAEVETLLRAYGVTDPTTRIALEGLAKDAGKRGWWQTYRGVVAPAYADYISLESDAESVRDYAPLVVPGLLQTADYARETIAANAVARTAAEVDALAEVRLARQAVLTRSCHPLRLWAVIHEAALRRRFTGRPDIMAAQLRRLLEVAEWPTVTLQVMPIDAPPNPGDAGAFTLVSFPGPMPDVVTQENLRGPSYVEGVDDVNVFADAFGHIVDCALSTDETKALIAGLV, encoded by the coding sequence ATGTCCTACCAGCCAGTGCCCACCGTTCGGCGCAGGCGCCTGGGCTCCACGCTGCGACAACTGCGCACCGAAGCGGGGATGACGCTGGACGCGGCGGCCGCGGCGCTCAACGCGGCCGCGAACGGATCGGCCGACGCCCGCCGCTGGACCGCGCCGAAGCTCTCCCGGATCGAGAACGCCAACGCCACGATCCGCCCCGCCGAGGTCGAAACGCTGCTGAGGGCCTACGGCGTCACCGATCCCACCACCCGTATCGCCTTGGAGGGACTGGCCAAGGACGCGGGCAAACGCGGCTGGTGGCAGACCTACCGTGGCGTCGTCGCCCCCGCCTACGCCGACTACATCTCGCTGGAGAGCGACGCGGAGAGCGTCCGCGACTACGCCCCGCTGGTGGTCCCCGGTCTGCTGCAGACCGCCGACTACGCCCGCGAGACCATCGCGGCGAACGCCGTGGCCCGCACCGCCGCCGAGGTCGACGCCCTTGCCGAGGTGCGCCTGGCCCGCCAGGCCGTCCTCACCCGCTCCTGCCATCCGCTGCGGCTGTGGGCCGTCATCCATGAGGCGGCGCTGCGCCGCCGGTTCACCGGCCGGCCCGACATCATGGCCGCTCAGCTCCGCCGGCTGCTGGAGGTGGCGGAGTGGCCCACCGTCACGCTGCAGGTGATGCCGATCGACGCGCCGCCCAACCCGGGGGATGCGGGCGCGTTCACACTTGTGTCCTTCCCGGGTCCGATGCCGGATGTGGTCACACAGGAGAACCTGCGCGGCCCCTCGTACGTCGAAGGAGTCGACGACGTCAACGTCTTCGCCGACGCCTTCGGCCATATCGTGGACTGCGCGCTGTCCACGGATGAGACGAAGGCCCTCATCGCTGGTCTGGTATGA
- a CDS encoding lytic polysaccharide monooxygenase auxiliary activity family 9 protein, producing the protein MRKKISAAVIGIGLAAISVLATGGSASSHGYTDSPISRQKLCANGTVTGCGDIQYEPQSVEGPKGFPSGGPADGTICAGGNSRFSQLDDPRGGNWPATRMTAGQSYTFNWRFTASHSTTDFKYYITKNGWNPGQKLTRASLESQPFLTVPYNGQRPPSTLSHSGTIPSGKSGRHVILAVWTIADTSNAFYACSDVQF; encoded by the coding sequence ATGCGCAAGAAGATCAGCGCCGCCGTCATCGGCATCGGTCTCGCGGCGATTTCCGTCCTCGCGACCGGCGGCAGCGCCTCCAGTCACGGCTACACCGACTCACCCATCAGCCGCCAGAAGCTGTGCGCCAACGGCACGGTGACGGGCTGCGGTGACATCCAGTACGAGCCCCAGAGCGTCGAGGGTCCCAAGGGCTTCCCGTCCGGCGGTCCCGCGGACGGCACGATCTGTGCGGGTGGCAACAGCCGGTTCTCCCAGCTCGACGACCCGCGGGGCGGCAACTGGCCCGCGACCAGGATGACCGCCGGGCAGAGCTACACCTTCAACTGGCGGTTCACGGCTTCCCACTCGACCACGGACTTCAAGTACTACATCACCAAGAACGGCTGGAACCCCGGCCAGAAGCTCACCCGTGCGAGCCTGGAGTCCCAGCCCTTCCTGACCGTCCCGTACAACGGCCAGCGTCCGCCGTCCACGCTCTCCCACTCGGGCACCATCCCGAGCGGTAAGAGCGGCAGACATGTGATTCTCGCCGTGTGGACCATCGCGGACACCTCGAACGCCTTCTACGCCTGCTCGGACGTCCAGTTCTGA
- a CDS encoding zinc-dependent alcohol dehydrogenase, giving the protein MRTAVITAAGQVETREIPVPDIGDSEVLVRIAACGICTMEANLYAGRMTVYPAAAGHEISGWVERIGAKAAALEDMPAVGSLVALDGLPRCGACRSCRRGQTAICVALQGHKREDGAITMGAGLAEYIALPASRVWSVGDTDPAVAAMGEPLACVVHSLRRGGFRAGDRVTVIGAGYMGRLHLAVAAQLQARGVAVVERDEQRLAAIAAAGADAAVTPEDIGGLPPADVVVVTIASKEAIAAALAAVADGGTIVLYGGGPGGPPAELPGYEVHRRQLTVTGSFSHEPDDWRAAAELLRGGRLSARLETLVTARYPLDEVEKALKQAAETPVYRVIVTP; this is encoded by the coding sequence ATGCGTACAGCTGTCATCACGGCGGCAGGCCAGGTGGAGACCAGAGAGATACCTGTCCCCGACATCGGTGACTCCGAGGTGCTGGTACGCATCGCGGCCTGCGGTATCTGCACCATGGAGGCCAATCTCTACGCGGGGCGGATGACGGTCTACCCGGCCGCCGCCGGACATGAGATCTCCGGCTGGGTCGAGCGGATCGGCGCCAAGGCCGCCGCACTGGAGGACATGCCCGCCGTCGGCTCCCTCGTCGCCCTCGACGGACTGCCGCGCTGCGGGGCCTGCCGAAGCTGCCGGCGCGGCCAGACCGCCATCTGTGTCGCGCTCCAGGGGCACAAGCGGGAGGACGGCGCGATCACCATGGGCGCGGGGCTCGCCGAATACATCGCCCTGCCCGCCTCACGGGTGTGGTCGGTCGGCGACACCGACCCCGCCGTCGCCGCCATGGGCGAACCGCTGGCCTGCGTGGTCCACTCGCTGCGCCGCGGCGGCTTCCGCGCCGGGGACCGGGTCACCGTCATCGGCGCCGGCTACATGGGCCGTCTCCACCTCGCCGTCGCCGCGCAGCTGCAGGCCCGCGGCGTCGCGGTGGTCGAACGGGACGAGCAGCGGCTGGCCGCCATCGCGGCGGCGGGCGCCGACGCGGCCGTCACCCCCGAGGACATCGGCGGGCTGCCCCCGGCGGACGTGGTCGTCGTGACCATCGCGTCCAAGGAGGCCATCGCCGCCGCCCTCGCCGCGGTCGCCGACGGCGGCACCATCGTCCTCTACGGCGGCGGCCCCGGCGGCCCGCCCGCCGAGCTGCCCGGCTACGAGGTGCACCGGCGCCAGTTGACCGTCACCGGCTCCTTCAGCCATGAGCCGGACGACTGGCGCGCCGCCGCCGAACTGCTGCGCGGCGGCCGGCTGTCCGCACGGCTGGAGACGCTGGTCACGGCGCGCTACCCGCTGGACGAGGTCGAGAAGGCGCTCAAGCAGGCCGCCGAAACCCCCGTCTACCGCGTAATCGTCACGCCGTAA
- a CDS encoding ATP-binding protein: MAENITQRYELRLRAHPRMLADIRRAVGARLRLWGREELISAAGMCVTELLSNVHKHAASPECVLTLEKLPHGIRAAVSDSEAALPVVKEPDFLSESGRGMFLLSKTAHEWGTDLTPTGKTVWFTLRAESVEP, encoded by the coding sequence ATGGCTGAGAACATCACGCAGCGATACGAACTGCGCCTTCGCGCCCATCCGCGGATGCTTGCCGACATTCGCCGTGCCGTCGGTGCGCGCCTGCGGCTGTGGGGGCGTGAGGAGTTGATCAGCGCGGCGGGGATGTGCGTCACCGAGCTGCTGTCCAACGTCCACAAGCACGCGGCCTCTCCCGAATGCGTCCTCACCCTGGAGAAGCTTCCGCACGGGATCCGCGCGGCGGTCAGCGACTCCGAGGCGGCGCTGCCGGTGGTCAAGGAGCCGGACTTCCTCTCCGAGAGCGGCCGGGGGATGTTCCTGCTCAGCAAGACCGCCCATGAATGGGGCACGGATCTCACCCCGACCGGCAAGACGGTCTGGTTCACCCTGCGCGCGGAATCGGTGGAACCGTGA
- a CDS encoding MFS transporter yields the protein MAAQNTATTDAAQTGSAHSPTGRQWLALSVLVLSQLAVWLDNTVLNVALKTLADPDEGLGASPNQLQWSISSYTLVFAVLLFTGGVLADRYGHRRLLLTGMVLFGAASAWAAYSGSATELIVARGAMGIGSALIMPATLALIAQVFDERHRATAIAIWSGSSGIAIATGPMLSGALLDHFWWGSVFLVNVPIVVLCVAGSFVFLPGVVTRVRQKFDPLGVVLSTAGLFAIVWGVIEGGHRNDWTDPAIVASLAGGVLLVAVFVLVELRVANPSFDVRLFRDIRFTGASVAVMLTFFGLNGSMYYTSFYLQGVQGQTPLECGLSIAPVALGVLLGAPLSAKLVRNHGVRPVVTAAMLIATTGFVAYVFLDESSGLPLFWVFLILQGLGMGAAVAPTTEAIMAILPADRTGAGSAVNNSLRQIGGVLGVAVLGSVLVSVYRDRVTPRLSGLPAGDAAAAGESPEATRLLGAKMRLPRLSDIADEGFVHAMHVASVVGAAAAAAGAVIIWWAFRRTSSGARSSM from the coding sequence ATGGCTGCACAGAACACCGCGACCACCGATGCCGCGCAGACCGGTTCCGCGCACTCCCCCACCGGCCGCCAATGGCTCGCGCTCTCGGTGCTCGTCCTGTCCCAACTCGCGGTGTGGCTGGACAACACCGTGCTCAATGTGGCCCTGAAGACCCTCGCCGATCCCGACGAAGGGCTCGGGGCGAGCCCCAATCAGCTCCAGTGGAGCATCAGCTCGTACACCCTGGTCTTCGCGGTGCTGCTGTTCACCGGCGGGGTGCTCGCCGACCGCTACGGCCACCGCCGCTTACTGCTGACCGGCATGGTGCTCTTCGGCGCGGCCTCCGCCTGGGCCGCCTACTCCGGCTCGGCCACCGAACTCATCGTGGCCCGCGGCGCGATGGGCATCGGCAGCGCCCTGATCATGCCCGCGACCCTCGCCCTGATCGCCCAGGTCTTCGACGAGCGGCACCGGGCCACCGCCATCGCCATCTGGTCGGGTTCCAGTGGAATCGCGATCGCGACCGGGCCGATGCTCAGCGGAGCGCTGCTCGACCACTTCTGGTGGGGGTCGGTCTTCCTGGTCAATGTGCCGATCGTGGTGCTGTGCGTGGCCGGTTCATTCGTCTTCCTGCCCGGTGTGGTCACCCGGGTGCGGCAGAAGTTCGACCCGCTGGGCGTGGTGCTCTCCACCGCCGGGCTCTTCGCCATCGTCTGGGGCGTCATCGAGGGCGGCCACCGCAACGACTGGACCGATCCGGCCATCGTCGCCTCGCTGGCCGGGGGCGTGCTGCTGGTCGCGGTCTTCGTCCTCGTCGAACTGCGCGTCGCCAACCCCAGCTTCGACGTCCGGCTCTTCCGCGACATCCGCTTCACCGGCGCCAGCGTCGCCGTCATGCTCACGTTCTTCGGGCTCAACGGCTCGATGTACTACACCAGCTTCTATCTGCAGGGCGTCCAGGGACAGACGCCGCTGGAGTGCGGGCTGTCCATCGCCCCGGTCGCCCTCGGCGTGCTGCTGGGCGCCCCGCTCTCGGCCAAGCTGGTACGGAACCACGGGGTGCGCCCGGTCGTCACCGCGGCCATGCTGATCGCCACCACCGGCTTCGTCGCCTATGTCTTCCTGGACGAGAGCAGCGGACTGCCGCTGTTCTGGGTCTTCCTCATCCTCCAGGGCCTGGGCATGGGCGCCGCCGTCGCGCCCACCACCGAGGCGATCATGGCCATCCTCCCCGCCGACCGGACCGGCGCGGGCTCCGCCGTCAACAACTCGCTGCGGCAGATCGGCGGGGTCCTCGGAGTGGCGGTCCTCGGCTCCGTCCTGGTCAGCGTCTACCGCGACCGGGTCACGCCCCGGCTGAGCGGGCTGCCCGCCGGTGACGCAGCCGCCGCCGGGGAGTCGCCCGAGGCCACCCGGCTGCTCGGCGCGAAGATGCGGCTGCCCCGGCTGTCGGACATCGCCGACGAGGGGTTCGTCCACGCCATGCATGTGGCCTCCGTCGTCGGCGCGGCAGCCGCCGCGGCCGGAGCAGTGATCATCTGGTGGGCGTTCCGCAGGACGTCTTCCGGTGCGCGATCCAGCATGTGA
- a CDS encoding ABC transporter permease, with product MWEALAGSGIGIGVALPLGYLIARSELAAAALQPYVAASQAMPAVALAPLLALWIGYGLLPIAVLCALLVFFPILVNTVLGLRSLDPDVMGAARVDGVGWWGMLWYIELPLALPSVLAGVRNGLTLSITGAVVGEFVMGGDGLGQLLSVQRQEADTIGLFSTLVMLGLLAAVLYGVVRLVERLVQRD from the coding sequence GTGTGGGAGGCGCTGGCGGGCAGCGGCATCGGGATCGGAGTGGCGCTGCCGCTCGGCTATCTGATCGCCCGCAGTGAGCTCGCGGCGGCGGCGCTCCAGCCGTATGTGGCCGCCTCGCAGGCCATGCCCGCGGTGGCGCTGGCCCCCCTGCTGGCCCTGTGGATCGGCTACGGACTGCTGCCCATCGCGGTCCTCTGCGCGCTGCTGGTCTTCTTCCCCATCCTCGTCAACACCGTGCTGGGGCTGCGTTCGCTGGACCCCGATGTGATGGGGGCCGCGCGGGTCGACGGGGTGGGGTGGTGGGGGATGCTCTGGTACATCGAGCTTCCGCTCGCCCTGCCCAGCGTCCTCGCGGGGGTGCGCAACGGCCTCACGCTCTCCATCACCGGCGCGGTCGTCGGCGAATTCGTGATGGGCGGTGACGGACTGGGGCAGTTGCTGTCGGTGCAGCGCCAGGAGGCCGACACCATCGGACTGTTCTCGACGCTCGTCATGCTCGGCCTTCTCGCCGCCGTCCTGTACGGAGTGGTCCGCCTGGTCGAGCGGCTCGTTCAGCGCGACTGA
- a CDS encoding DUF397 domain-containing protein, producing MNTSETTTHHRPHWRKSSYSVGEGQCVEVAVAGGHVQLRESDAPGTVLTTVPPVLAAFVRSAKAGAFDA from the coding sequence ATGAACACCTCTGAAACGACCACGCACCACCGCCCCCACTGGCGCAAGTCCTCGTACTCCGTGGGCGAGGGCCAGTGCGTCGAGGTCGCCGTCGCCGGCGGCCACGTCCAACTGCGGGAGAGCGACGCCCCCGGCACCGTCCTGACCACCGTGCCACCTGTCCTGGCCGCCTTCGTCCGCAGTGCGAAGGCGGGCGCGTTCGACGCCTGA
- a CDS encoding LLM class F420-dependent oxidoreductase codes for MSLRVGVQLHPQHTGIAELRTAWREADALGVDSLWTWDHFLPHTGDPAGRHYECWSLLSAMAVETQRATIGPLVSCTAFRNPDLLADMARTVDQLSGGRLVLGLGAGWFEAEHTEYGLPFPGPAGRMDAFAASVTAVKERLAKLNPGPAGPLPLLIGGAGRRRTLELVAREADWWNWYGWASEDPVADFRELSGVLDQWCERVGRDPGQVARTVMVNPDQLPLVEGFAEAGAVHVVLSLPAPYDLRKAEELLKVRAALTS; via the coding sequence GTGTCCCTGCGCGTAGGCGTGCAACTCCACCCCCAGCACACCGGAATCGCCGAGCTGCGCACCGCGTGGCGCGAGGCCGACGCCCTCGGGGTCGACTCGCTGTGGACCTGGGACCACTTCCTGCCGCACACCGGCGATCCCGCCGGGCGCCACTACGAATGCTGGTCGCTGCTGTCCGCGATGGCGGTCGAGACCCAGCGGGCCACCATCGGGCCGCTGGTGAGCTGCACCGCGTTCCGCAATCCGGATCTGCTGGCGGACATGGCCCGCACGGTCGACCAGCTCAGCGGCGGGCGGCTGGTGCTCGGGCTGGGCGCGGGCTGGTTCGAGGCCGAGCACACCGAGTACGGGCTGCCCTTCCCCGGACCGGCCGGGCGCATGGACGCCTTCGCCGCGTCCGTCACCGCCGTCAAGGAACGGCTGGCCAAGCTCAACCCCGGCCCCGCGGGGCCGCTTCCGCTGCTGATAGGCGGCGCCGGGCGGCGGCGCACCCTGGAGCTGGTGGCCCGCGAGGCCGACTGGTGGAACTGGTACGGCTGGGCCTCCGAGGACCCGGTCGCCGACTTCCGCGAGCTCAGCGGCGTCCTCGACCAGTGGTGCGAGCGGGTCGGCCGGGACCCGGGCCAGGTCGCCCGCACGGTGATGGTCAACCCGGACCAGTTGCCGCTGGTCGAGGGGTTCGCCGAGGCCGGGGCGGTCCATGTGGTGCTCTCCCTCCCGGCCCCGTACGACCTGCGGAAGGCCGAGGAGCTGCTCAAGGTGCGCGCCGCGCTCACCTCGTGA
- a CDS encoding ABC transporter substrate-binding protein, whose translation MRFVQTSMGRARRYRVMGAALASVVALATLTSCAEEPKNAGAKGGTSITVGLTYTPNIQFSPFYVAAEKGYYKDAGLNVTLRHHGAAEDLFGALSSGKEDVIYAGGDEMLQARAKNVPVVDIATFYQKYPVGLIVPKDSEIRTPADLKGRKIGTPGPFGETYFGLLALLKEGGLSAKDAKVQNIGFTQQAALTGNKVEGVMGYLNNDAVSFKEAGKGVRSITLDSGTAGDPLVGVGLGAKKKTLDKRGDDIGKFVDASLRGLRYAIDHQDEAIKLSEKYVPGLRGEKQRNNARAVLKATAPLMKDDQGELGAIDPQTWTRMADFMYDQGLLEKTVTPEDAYDTSYLPKS comes from the coding sequence GTGCGTTTCGTGCAGACGTCCATGGGGCGTGCTCGCAGATACCGGGTCATGGGCGCGGCCCTCGCGTCGGTGGTGGCCCTGGCCACTTTGACCTCATGCGCCGAGGAGCCGAAGAACGCGGGGGCCAAGGGCGGGACAAGCATCACGGTGGGGCTGACCTACACCCCCAACATCCAGTTCTCGCCGTTCTATGTGGCCGCCGAAAAGGGCTACTACAAGGACGCGGGACTCAATGTGACGCTGCGCCACCACGGCGCCGCCGAAGATCTTTTCGGGGCCCTCTCCTCGGGCAAGGAAGATGTGATCTACGCGGGCGGTGACGAGATGCTCCAGGCGCGCGCCAAAAACGTGCCGGTCGTGGACATCGCCACCTTCTACCAGAAATATCCGGTGGGGCTGATCGTGCCCAAGGATTCCGAGATCCGCACCCCCGCCGATCTCAAGGGCCGGAAGATCGGCACACCCGGTCCCTTCGGCGAGACCTATTTCGGTTTGCTGGCGCTCCTCAAGGAGGGCGGCCTTTCCGCCAAGGACGCCAAGGTGCAGAACATCGGCTTCACCCAGCAGGCGGCCCTCACCGGAAACAAGGTGGAGGGGGTGATGGGCTATCTCAACAATGACGCCGTCTCGTTCAAGGAGGCCGGCAAGGGCGTCCGGTCGATTACCCTCGACTCGGGCACGGCTGGAGATCCGCTGGTGGGCGTGGGTCTGGGCGCCAAGAAGAAGACGCTCGACAAGCGCGGTGACGACATCGGGAAGTTCGTCGACGCCTCTTTGCGCGGACTGCGCTATGCGATCGACCACCAGGACGAGGCCATCAAGCTCAGCGAGAAGTACGTACCGGGGCTGCGCGGCGAGAAGCAGCGGAACAACGCCCGCGCCGTGCTCAAGGCCACCGCGCCGCTGATGAAGGACGACCAGGGCGAGCTGGGCGCGATCGACCCGCAGACCTGGACCCGGATGGCCGACTTCATGTACGACCAGGGGCTCCTGGAGAAGACCGTCACGCCGGAGGACGCCTACGACACGTCCTACCTGCCCAAGTCGTAA
- a CDS encoding MFS transporter: protein MTALRATAPRTPLGRRFGLLMGALLLSSLGNGLCFPFTSIYISQLLGLGGRAAGGYFIAMAAASFAAALAGGPLADRGGPHRVGALGTAALAAGYALLAPAGSVPLVLVSGVCVGVGFGLFYASIVGVVDTAVPESGRRAAFAIRHIVNNAGVGLGSVAAGLALHGADTPAGTLRWLYLANGLAALPLIAVILGVRPRATAEAKERPDGAGPSGPGPTYRSLLRARPMALLILAQALFAIVGFTQIEVTVPLLLHDRMAVTLGWVSVVVAANSFALIALQPLLRGRLERLPETVVLAGGPVLWAVAFGCGLGAALVGEAAPGAVRYGLLLAFAVVFAAGELMYSSAFYPLLLRWSGEEAVGRASALASLAWNLGTASGPPLGLFIVAHASATGSWLALALGAAAAFAVTAALRFSGLGSPPGR, encoded by the coding sequence GTGACGGCCCTCCGCGCGACGGCGCCCCGCACGCCCCTGGGGCGCCGCTTCGGCCTGCTCATGGGCGCGCTGCTGCTCTCCAGCCTGGGGAACGGGCTGTGCTTCCCGTTCACCTCGATCTACATCAGCCAGTTGCTGGGGCTCGGCGGCCGGGCGGCGGGCGGCTACTTCATCGCGATGGCCGCGGCCAGTTTTGCCGCCGCCCTGGCCGGCGGGCCGCTGGCCGACCGGGGCGGCCCGCACCGGGTGGGCGCGCTGGGCACCGCGGCGCTCGCGGCCGGATACGCCCTGCTGGCGCCCGCCGGCTCGGTGCCGCTGGTGCTCGTCTCGGGGGTGTGCGTCGGGGTCGGCTTCGGGCTCTTCTACGCCTCGATCGTGGGCGTCGTGGACACGGCCGTCCCCGAGAGCGGCCGCCGCGCGGCCTTCGCCATCCGGCACATCGTCAACAACGCGGGGGTCGGGCTGGGTTCGGTCGCGGCGGGGCTCGCGCTGCACGGCGCGGACACCCCGGCGGGGACGCTGCGCTGGCTGTATCTGGCCAACGGGCTGGCGGCGCTGCCGCTGATCGCGGTGATCCTGGGCGTACGGCCCCGGGCCACGGCCGAGGCGAAGGAACGGCCCGACGGCGCAGGACCGTCCGGGCCCGGGCCGACCTATCGCTCCCTGCTGCGCGCCCGCCCCATGGCCCTGTTGATCCTGGCCCAGGCGCTCTTCGCGATCGTCGGCTTCACTCAGATCGAGGTGACCGTACCGCTGCTGCTGCACGACCGGATGGCGGTCACGCTGGGCTGGGTCAGCGTGGTGGTGGCGGCCAACTCCTTCGCCCTGATCGCGCTGCAGCCGCTGCTGCGCGGCCGGCTGGAGCGGCTGCCGGAGACCGTGGTCCTGGCGGGCGGTCCGGTGCTGTGGGCGGTGGCGTTCGGCTGCGGTCTGGGCGCGGCGCTGGTCGGGGAGGCGGCCCCGGGCGCCGTACGGTACGGACTGCTGCTGGCCTTCGCGGTGGTCTTCGCGGCGGGCGAGCTGATGTACTCCTCCGCCTTCTATCCGCTGCTGCTGCGCTGGTCGGGCGAGGAAGCGGTGGGCCGGGCGAGCGCGCTCGCGTCGCTGGCCTGGAACCTGGGCACGGCCTCCGGGCCGCCGCTCGGGCTGTTCATCGTCGCCCACGCCTCGGCGACGGGCAGTTGGCTGGCGCTCGCGCTGGGCGCGGCGGCCGCGTTCGCCGTGACCGCCGCGCTGCGCTTTTCAGGGCTCGGTTCGCCTCCGGGGCGCTGA